The stretch of DNA tttaaaaaatgttaGAATGATGACTCTTTCTAAATAGCTAGAATGTTGATATTAGCTTGAAGTTGTATGTAGATGTTATTTACAATTTACTTATTTTGAAGaatttaaataaagtattttgaaTCTTTGGTATTTCATTcagtataaatataatattttaaaataatttataatattaaaattatattttttattagaggCTCAATTTTTTTGCTTCAAACAGAGTCTCTAAAAATATTAAGATGGCTTGATTTGTAAAAGTGAGAATAAGCCACACCAAATTTTAAAAGGCATAAACTTgacttatttaaattaaacagATAAGTCAAACCAAATTTTAAATAGGTTATACCATAAACTCCTTCGAGTCTAAGTCTGGAACACGGTGACCTCAATTTAAAACAATagaactatatatatattatattgtatttttaatcttttaataaaattaattttgggcACACTTTTCAGTGAAATTGTTGGAAAATATACTCAAGAACTAAGAGCACTTGGGCTAAGAATTTTGGATCTGATTTCTGAAGGATTGGGCCTAGGCCCAAATTACTTCTCTGAAGAGCTAAGTGAAAATCCAGTAGTGATATCTCACCATTACCCTCCTTGTCCAGAACCAAGTTTAACATTGGGTGCATCAAAGCACAAAGATCCCAAcattttaacaattcttttcCAAGAACCAAATATCACTGCTCTTCAAGTCTTCAAAGATGGTGCATGGATTCCTGTTGAGCCAATTCCTAATGCTTTTGTTGTTAACATGGGCTTTATGCTTCAGGTACGTATTTCTTCATCTAcctcataatatattaattatataatatttgacaTTAATAGAATTAATATGTGGAAGTGGAACTCATATAGTTTAGCTAATTCATCAAAacttcaaataatatttaaaatggtTTTAAAAAGTGTTCTTTTAACCCTTTTTCTTACCAAgcttttaacaattttataaccaatagttttatttattatcaaaaAGAGATAAGGTCTAAATAAGAGTTTATAAAATGTGGCATATCTCATCTCCATTttagtaaaaatttattatattcaatataaaaacaaaatagtttgagttttatttatttatttacaaataaacaaaaaaaatgtaaatagatTTATTAGTATATGATGAAATGATagataatatgttttttttcttaaatttaatttagagATTATATAATGTGACAATATATAGATCAACTAATTTTgaatgtttttgaaatttaaaaatcatttaatttactgacatttacatataaaaaaatataaaaacataaaattgatAAATGAGTTATGgtgaaaataatttgataaatgttCATTATGACAAAAATTGAACTTATTTATGATATAGATAATTACAAATGGAAGGCTTATTGGTGCTGAACATCGAGTGATAACAAATTCAAGCAGTAGCAGGCACACTATTGCCTATTTCATCAACCCAAACAAAGAAGCTATTATAGAACCAGCAAAGCCTCTCTTAACTTCAACTTCACCACCCATTTATCCATCCATGGCATTTGGAGAATTGTTGCAGCATTTTTTGAACAAGGGTCCTTACTTTGAGGCTGAATTCCGCTTATAAATTACTTGTTAGACAATAATAAATTACTTGAACATTttgtgttttcatttttaatgaaTTGTTTTAGTATCCAAACattatgaataatttatttacattatgAAGGTTTTATTTATGCCCAAAGAGTTATGTGGAATCTTTCTCTTTATCTtgagttaaaatttatatatatcatcCATTACATTTAAGATTTAGCCTCTTTGTAAACTAGTTAAAGGGTTACAccacaaataaaaaatctatagTTTATGTTTCTTCTTAGCTGAATCGCCTTGTTatgtcatttttaagaaaatccACATGCATCGTATTTTTGTCAAACGatgtcttaaatattttagagacacttttctaattttaaaaattgatttttaatataaaaaaattaataattaaaagatgATAACACAACAACCTAAATTGAAATGATTCTACAATTGGATTCTATGTTCACTACAAGAACAAAAATGATTTGCATCAGTTAAAAGGACTGTTTGTGGCGGTTGTAACTGTCATAATTTAGCATTCGCGATGATTTTTCAACCGTCGTAGATTTGTGTGTCGTTCCAATTGCTTCCaatcaaattttaagaaaattttaacCATTGTAAAACTCACTTAATGTTGTTTGCTCCTAAGGTATATTGCAACAGCTAGCAACCATCATAATGTACATTTTGCAATGGTTTGACTTGTCGCAAACTTAAGTTTTTTCTCTatagtattttcttttttcgATAATGAATTTTGATATCTTATTAAATAACGATTAATcttacattaaaataataaatagtttaaatatcgttcatataattaaaataaacaaatatatgattataaatgaCATTTGTAGTATTTATTCAAAAGTAACAATATTTATACATTAgacttaattaaaataataaataaaataatttaaaaattcaaaaaccatAATACTAGTGGTGTGGTTGTACATACAAAACAACTATATGAAACTTagactttattaaaaaaaaaacttcaataaactttgtaattcataaaaacatcTAAGTAGTCTTTAGGGATATCACTTCATGATCCTTAGATTGGTAGCTAGACTCAGAAGAACGTCCATTATCACTTGCCGATTCTAATTCTATcgtctaaaaatatatattaatatataaccCATTTTTTCACACACAAGACTTCAATATTAATATCAAGCGAATCATAAATATGTTCGTCATGATACATAATTCCTAGAAATTATAACGGATTTTATGAAGCTTGCACATATGAAATGGATATATGAGACTGAACTCTATAGACTAATTCAATTTcataattcttaaaataatatggCATACATATATCGAAGGAAAAATGAATTAGCTTTCAATAAATTTGGTACTATATTCTCTAGTTTGCAAATAGATCTCTTTAAGACAAATAAATCTGATATAAACTCAACACTAAGTAAAAACAATGACATCCTCCTTCTCATTTGCAATATGCACAATTTTGCAGTATAAGCTGTTAGAATCCactcactacaagaaaattaacaaaatagagACATAAGGGTTGCGGCGGTTCTCTACATTGCTTATCCATGGGTGAGTGCAACATGTAAGAAGAAGAGATTGGATTAGTTATAGGAGAATATTGAATATTtctatataatagttattttgtttctcttattaggtcatttgttttcttcttcattttcaaatCACAGTTACTCTTGAAATTCTAATGGGAATGTTACTTGTATTTATAATGTGGTATTTATGTTATAGTAGTACTTTCTTCAATATTGTTGCTTATAGAAAACACACGTTTATCTGAATAAAACCCATTATCAACAGGAAATAAACAATATTGTAGCCGTAATTTCTATTGCGTTCAACGATCTTTGCTGTCAAGAAGATCAAAAGCTCACTCACAAATTGAATAAAGGTACAAATTTGCATAGTTGTCATAGTTGTCTTTTTATCTATTTAGAAAGACTTCTTGTAATTAAGTCATAGTTGCCTTTTTATCTTGTGTTTGAGTTGTTTGTTATTACTACTATCAAATCAATTAACTAGTTTGATGCTTGCATCTTTTGATTTTGAGTGTTTGAtcttgtttaaatttaattagtttgatGTTAACAATAAAGTATCGAGTATGTGTGAAAAAGTTgattgaatttgatattaatatatataattatatttttttttttcaggaaGCAAACTTAGAATCGCTTAAAAATGGTAGACGTTCAAGAGTCTAACCATCAACGCCATGATCATAAAGCAATATCACTTAGGAATACTTAGTTGTTTTCATGAACTTTAAAGTTTGATATAGTTATTTTGTATGGTCAATTTCTTTActaatgttttgatttttgatgtaattttaaaattctatgtACGGatgttatgttattattttttaggctaaattacatatgtggtcccttaatttaatttcaggtaacgttttagtcctttatatttttttccccgacttggtcctttattttaattttaagtgacaatttgatattttatgttttaaaatttcaacaatgttatcattttttatacaaaaattcaaaaaaaaaaaaaaaagttcaatcaaaactcataaaattaattatattcttcaatataatacaaatttcatcaaattcgtaacgcaaatcttcaaataaactcatattttcatactttatttgatattgttaggaataaaggactaaatcgggaagaaaaaaaaaataaatgactaaaacgttacctgaaattaagttaagggaccacagatgtaatttagcctattttttaatagattatatgaatgagtttcagtcttttttttattagttttgtgtattttaattatatgcataatatttatgaatattttttattttaattttagattattgttatttaataagccataaaaataagtttaatgaaaaatacaacaaaaaatgtcaccgaaaaaaaaaattatatcagtttgcgacggttcaaaTCGTCGCAAAAAGTATTTAGAGGCAGTTGCTAACTGTCATAATACTCAGTAGAACAAAAACAACAACTGCGTTTAACAATGGTTTGAACTGTCGCAAATATAACTTGAAGCGGTTGGAACGACAATTTTTAGAACCGTCACAAAACAGCCTCGCGACACACGAATTTGCGACAGTTATAAAAGCGTCGCAATTGTATAATTGCAGCTGTTACAACCGTcgcaaatattatttttaaccgTCGCAAACTCTTTATATTTCTTGTagtgagtttatttaaaaaacaatgatccttaatttttttgatgtttAAAAAACAAGGCTATTGGTCCCAGTAAACTTTTGGTTTTGATGTTtcaattaaatgatattttattcaGAGTTTTACAATTTGCagatgatattatatttattagagTCGGAAACTCGGGTAgcttttagagtttaaaaacaattatgtGTAGCTTTGAATTGATCTCATGTTTGGAGGTGAACTTTGTTAATTAAGAGTAAGCTTTATGGTAAAATTATTGAAGATAGAATTTGGGAGGGGGCCTCTTTTTATCATGCAACGTACATATAATTCCATTTAAAATTTTGGGATTACTAATGGGAGCTAATCCAAGAATAGTGACCACATGAAGGAAATAGAGTTCtaagaattaaaaatttggaatttCTCCGAAATTATAGTTGACTTATGTACATtccaaagtttgaatttttgaattacaTCTTTTGTCAAACTTGAAATCGAAAAGGATCTTCATAGTAAAACTATCCCAACGGTTTCAAATTGTAGAATTTGTGTCTTTTGTTTAAAGTGAAGTTGAGTCAAGTGATCACTTATTCTTCCTTTGAATTGGATTTACACTTACATGGGTTGGCACTTGGCAGAAGGTTGATATCCAAATATGATGAATTTTGGtgaggttatatatatatatatatatatatatatatatattattcaattaGAATAGGATTTACATTGATTACTATATCAATAAAAGCCTCTAAAAAACTCTAATCtatacaattaaaattgaatttacatTGATTACTATACTaacaaaaacatataagaaattCTAATCTATAACACgtgtcaaaataaaaagaaaatattaaaaacaaataaatttaaatttgtatttaattcgGACAATAATTGCTTATATTTCctaatatagttattttttggttaattgttgttttaaaattttaaaaacaatagttCATGAGAggaattcaaattaaaaaaaaaaaaaaaaaaaaaaacctatataTCTCTTCTACAAATACGATGAAATTTACATTAATTACATTACTATAATTTACCTTctacaattataataattaaaattaaaacaatttcatcaatttatatttgttagtttgatttgattttaaagCTACATTGTTAAACATATCTAGCATAACTTCTATActtgattttattaaatttatactCATCATTTGATATATCAACAAATTAATAAGAAATGATGTAAAATAATTAGATGATTGAAATAGTTTAGATgattaaaagaaacaaattataaaatcttagtaaaaaagaatatttagtgacaattaaacatatctatctatatctatatctatatctatatctatatctatttatatatatatatatatatatatatatatatatatatatatattttatatatatatacaaagNNNNNNNNNNNNNNNNNNNNNNNNNNNNNNNNNNNNNNNNNNNNNNNNNNNNNNNNNNNNNNNNNNNNNNNNNNNNNNNNNNNNNNNNNNNNNNNNNNNNNNNNNNNNNNNNNNNNNNNNNNNNNNNNNNNNNNNNNNNNNNNNNNNNNNNNNNNNNNNNNNNNNNNNNNNNNNNNNNNNNNNNNNNNNNNNNNNNNNNNNNNNNNNNNNNNNNNNNNNNNNNNNNNNNNNNNNNNNNNNNNNNNNNNNNNNNNNNNNNNNNNNNNNNNNNNNNNNNNNNNNNNNNNNNNNNNNNNNNNNNNNNNNNNNNNNNNNNNNNNNtatatatatatatatatatatatatatatatatatatattatattaatctaCAAATAGGATGGAATTtacatttattatattattagcTAATGTTTCTCAAGGCCTCTCACCATGACCTATGACACGTGTTCTTTTAGAATTTATCTTatacaattataataattaatttctttgctaaaatgaatttaaagtatttttttgtgttttaaaaaaagtaattttgactttatattttaaaaaaaaaaatgaattttatgagaaCATACTAAAAACtagtcaaatttaattttagactCATTTgttaccaattaaaaaaaataattttaacattaataatttatatattcattattggatattttaaaatcataaaaataacattctttttaaaaggtatcttttaaaaatgattattatgAAGAGATTCTCAAAAtagcttttattttaattaatttttgaaatttcattataCAAAAAAACTTGTAGCAAATAGATAAATGTTTCAAATgacattttaagataattatttaaattaattttgtatttgaaactttatttttaaaattcttttaagaaaaaattataacaagtagataaaatattataaaaataattttaaaaaatcttaaacaaaacggatataatattattttagtgtttgatatttttgCATTTTTTGCTTCTCATGTTCCTTTATTTTCATTCTTGTTTTTTATGTCCATTGTTGTTTTTTATGCAGCTCtattttttctcacttttttctTAAGGATGTTTTACctt from Cicer arietinum cultivar CDC Frontier isolate Library 1 chromosome 3, Cicar.CDCFrontier_v2.0, whole genome shotgun sequence encodes:
- the LOC101511193 gene encoding protein DOWNY MILDEW RESISTANCE 6-like; amino-acid sequence: MEGKLVSSWYNLHSSVPESYVQPPERRPCNAVLSTIKTIPVIDLGGDDRDDIIKNIIKSSEEYGFFQVVNHGVAKELMEDALRIFKEFHAMPPNEKVSESSKDPNNSCKLYTSSGRNVEDVAKYWKDSLKHPCPPSGEFMEYWPHKPEGYREIVGKYTQELRALGLRILDLISEGLGLGPNYFSEELSENPVVISHHYPPCPEPSLTLGASKHKDPNILTILFQEPNITALQVFKDGAWIPVEPIPNAFVVNMGFMLQIITNGRLIGAEHRVITNSSSSRHTIAYFINPNKEAIIEPAKPLLTSTSPPIYPSMAFGELLQHFLNKGPYFEAEFRL